The Equus asinus isolate D_3611 breed Donkey chromosome 22, EquAss-T2T_v2, whole genome shotgun sequence genome has a segment encoding these proteins:
- the SLC11A2 gene encoding natural resistance-associated macrophage protein 2 isoform X5, whose amino-acid sequence MEPHCSKEARESGAGGGGEGQRSQGPGPFPAAASEKWLNPLLDPRRRPMESYSKNSGTQVSTMVLGPEQKMPDDDASGDHGDSASLGAINSAYSNSSLPQSTGHSEEPFTTYFDEKIAIPEEEYSCFSFRKLWAFTGPGFLMSIAYLDPGNIESDLQSGAVAGFKLLWILLLATIVGLLLQRLAARLGVVTGLHLAEVCHRQYPRVPRIILWLMVELAIIGSDMQEVIGSAIAINLLSMGRVPLWGGVLITIADTFVFLFLDKYGLRKLEAFFGFLITVMALTFGYEYITVRPSQSQVLKGMFVPGCSGCRTPQIEQAVGIVGAVIMPHNMYLHSALVKSRQINRANKREIREANKYFFIESCIALFVSFIINVFVVSVFAEAFFEKTNEQVVEVCRNSSSPHTHLFPNDNTTLAVDIYKGGVVLGCYFGPATLYIWAVGILAAGQSSTMTGTYSGQFVMEGFLNLKWSRFARVILTRSIAIIPTLLVAIFQDVEHLTGMNDFLNVLQSLQLPFALIPILTLTSLRPVMNDFANGIGWRIAGGILVLIVCSINMYFVVVYVQELGHVALYVVAAVISVAYLSFVFYLSWQCMIALGMSFLDCGHTYHLGLTAQPELYLLNTVDADSLVSR is encoded by the exons aatCCTATTCTAAGAACTCCGGCACTCAGGTATCCACCATGGTGTTGGGTCCTGAACAGAAGATGCCAGATG ATGATGCTTCTGGAGACCATGGGGACTCTGCCAGTCTTGGTGCCATCAACTCTGCCTATAGTAACTCCTCTCTTCCTCAGTCTACTGGGCACTCAGAGGAACCCTTCACCACCTACTTTGATGAGAAAATCGCCATTCCTGAGGAGGAG TACTCTTGTTTTAGCTTTCGTAAACTCTGGGCTTTCACGGGACCAGGCTTTCTTATGAGCATTGCCTACCTGGATCCAGGAAACATCGAATCCGATTTGCAGTCTGGAGCAGTGGCTGGATTTAAG TTGCTCTGGATTCTTCTGTTGGCCACCATTGTGGGGCTTCTGCTCCAGCGCCTTGCAGCTAGACTGGGAGTGGTTACTGGCCTGCATCTTGCTGAAGTGTGTCATCGTCAGTATCCCAGG GTCCCACGAATTATCCTGTGGCTGATGGTGGAGTTGGCTATCATTGGCTCAGATATGCAAGAAGTTATTGGCTCAGCCATTGCCATCAATCTCTTGTCTATGGGAAG GGTTCCTCTCTGGGGTGGAGTTCTCATCACCATTGCAGAtacctttgtatttctctttttggaCAAATATG GCTTGCGGAAGCTAGAAGCATTTTTTGGCTTTCTTATCACTGTTATGGCCCTCACATTTGGATATGAG TATATTACAGTGAGACCCAGCCAGAGCCAGGTACTCAAGGGCATGTTTGTGCCGGGCTGTTCAGGCTGTCGCACCCCACAGATTGAGCAGGCTGTGGGCATCGTGGGAGCTGTCATCATGCCACACAACATGTACTTGCATTCTGCCTTAGTCAAG TCCAGACAGATAAACCGAGCCAATAAGCGGGAAATTCGAGAAGCCAATAAGTACTTTTTCATTGAATCCTGTATTGctctctttgtttccttcatcatcaACGTCTTTGTTGTCTCAGTCTTTGCTGAAGCATTTTTTGAGAAAACCAATGAGCAAGTG GTTGAAGTGTGTAGAAACAGCAGCAGTCCCCATACTCACCTTTTTCCTAACGATAACACAACACTGGCTGTGGACATCTACAAAGGG GGTGTTGTGCTGGGATGTTATTTTGGGCCTGCCACACTCTACATCTGGGCAGTGGGCATCTTGGCTGCAGGACAGAGCTCCACCATGACAGGAACCTATTCTGGCCAGTTTGTCATGGAG GGATTCCTGAACCTAAAATGGTCACGTTTTGCCCGAGTGATTCTGACCCGCTCTATTGCCATCATCCCTACTCTGCTTGTTGCCATCTTCCAAGATGTAGAGCATCTAACAGGGATGAATGACTTCCTGAATGTTCTGCAGAGCTTACAg cttcCCTTTGCTCTCATACCCATTCTCACGCTTACAAGCTTGCGGCCAGTAATGAATGACTTTGCTAATGGAAT AGGCTGGAGGATTGCAGGCGGGATCTTGGTCCTTATTGTCTGTTCCATCAACATGTACTTTGTCGTGGTTTATGTCCAGGAACTAGGCCATGTGGCATTGTATGTGGTGGCGGCTGTTATCAGTGTGGCTTATCTGAGCTTTGTGTTTTACTTG AGTTGGCAATGTATGATTGCactgggcatgtccttcctgGACTGTGGGCACACG TACCATCTGGGATTGACAGCTCAGCCTGAACTCTACCTTCTGAACACCGTGGATGCTGACTCACTTGTGTCTAGATGA
- the SLC11A2 gene encoding natural resistance-associated macrophage protein 2 isoform X7, translating into MVLGPEQKMPDDDASGDHGDSASLGAINSAYSNSSLPQSTGHSEEPFTTYFDEKIAIPEEEYSCFSFRKLWAFTGPGFLMSIAYLDPGNIESDLQSGAVAGFKLLWILLLATIVGLLLQRLAARLGVVTGLHLAEVCHRQYPRVPRIILWLMVELAIIGSDMQEVIGSAIAINLLSMGRVPLWGGVLITIADTFVFLFLDKYGLRKLEAFFGFLITVMALTFGYEYITVRPSQSQVLKGMFVPGCSGCRTPQIEQAVGIVGAVIMPHNMYLHSALVKSRQINRANKREIREANKYFFIESCIALFVSFIINVFVVSVFAEAFFEKTNEQVVEVCRNSSSPHTHLFPNDNTTLAVDIYKGGVVLGCYFGPATLYIWAVGILAAGQSSTMTGTYSGQFVMEGFLNLKWSRFARVILTRSIAIIPTLLVAIFQDVEHLTGMNDFLNVLQSLQLPFALIPILTLTSLRPVMNDFANGIGWRIAGGILVLIVCSINMYFVVVYVQELGHVALYVVAAVISVAYLSFVFYLSWQCMIALGMSFLDCGHTQVNRCHYGCKVLSQQGCTGLPLFNHSLRGKNFETRRWSSGVRGNGSLQHEAASLQPLLTFLHVEPETM; encoded by the exons ATGGTGTTGGGTCCTGAACAGAAGATGCCAGATG ATGATGCTTCTGGAGACCATGGGGACTCTGCCAGTCTTGGTGCCATCAACTCTGCCTATAGTAACTCCTCTCTTCCTCAGTCTACTGGGCACTCAGAGGAACCCTTCACCACCTACTTTGATGAGAAAATCGCCATTCCTGAGGAGGAG TACTCTTGTTTTAGCTTTCGTAAACTCTGGGCTTTCACGGGACCAGGCTTTCTTATGAGCATTGCCTACCTGGATCCAGGAAACATCGAATCCGATTTGCAGTCTGGAGCAGTGGCTGGATTTAAG TTGCTCTGGATTCTTCTGTTGGCCACCATTGTGGGGCTTCTGCTCCAGCGCCTTGCAGCTAGACTGGGAGTGGTTACTGGCCTGCATCTTGCTGAAGTGTGTCATCGTCAGTATCCCAGG GTCCCACGAATTATCCTGTGGCTGATGGTGGAGTTGGCTATCATTGGCTCAGATATGCAAGAAGTTATTGGCTCAGCCATTGCCATCAATCTCTTGTCTATGGGAAG GGTTCCTCTCTGGGGTGGAGTTCTCATCACCATTGCAGAtacctttgtatttctctttttggaCAAATATG GCTTGCGGAAGCTAGAAGCATTTTTTGGCTTTCTTATCACTGTTATGGCCCTCACATTTGGATATGAG TATATTACAGTGAGACCCAGCCAGAGCCAGGTACTCAAGGGCATGTTTGTGCCGGGCTGTTCAGGCTGTCGCACCCCACAGATTGAGCAGGCTGTGGGCATCGTGGGAGCTGTCATCATGCCACACAACATGTACTTGCATTCTGCCTTAGTCAAG TCCAGACAGATAAACCGAGCCAATAAGCGGGAAATTCGAGAAGCCAATAAGTACTTTTTCATTGAATCCTGTATTGctctctttgtttccttcatcatcaACGTCTTTGTTGTCTCAGTCTTTGCTGAAGCATTTTTTGAGAAAACCAATGAGCAAGTG GTTGAAGTGTGTAGAAACAGCAGCAGTCCCCATACTCACCTTTTTCCTAACGATAACACAACACTGGCTGTGGACATCTACAAAGGG GGTGTTGTGCTGGGATGTTATTTTGGGCCTGCCACACTCTACATCTGGGCAGTGGGCATCTTGGCTGCAGGACAGAGCTCCACCATGACAGGAACCTATTCTGGCCAGTTTGTCATGGAG GGATTCCTGAACCTAAAATGGTCACGTTTTGCCCGAGTGATTCTGACCCGCTCTATTGCCATCATCCCTACTCTGCTTGTTGCCATCTTCCAAGATGTAGAGCATCTAACAGGGATGAATGACTTCCTGAATGTTCTGCAGAGCTTACAg cttcCCTTTGCTCTCATACCCATTCTCACGCTTACAAGCTTGCGGCCAGTAATGAATGACTTTGCTAATGGAAT AGGCTGGAGGATTGCAGGCGGGATCTTGGTCCTTATTGTCTGTTCCATCAACATGTACTTTGTCGTGGTTTATGTCCAGGAACTAGGCCATGTGGCATTGTATGTGGTGGCGGCTGTTATCAGTGTGGCTTATCTGAGCTTTGTGTTTTACTTG AGTTGGCAATGTATGATTGCactgggcatgtccttcctgGACTGTGGGCACACG caaGTCAACAGGTGTCACTATGGTTGCAAAGTTCTCTCTCAGCAAGGTTGCACTGGGCTACCTCTCTTCAACCATTCCCTCAGAGGGAAAAACTTTGAGACCAGACGGtggagctctggagtcagaggaAATGGGTCCCTTCAGCATGAAGCTGCTTCTCTTCAGCCACTTCTGACATTTTTACATGTGGAGCCTGAGACTATGTGA
- the SLC11A2 gene encoding natural resistance-associated macrophage protein 2 isoform X6 has translation MGRLLVKGRAGGRVLACGLVLGFFVQLAGPGHVGRALMAHESYSKNSGTQVSTMVLGPEQKMPDDDASGDHGDSASLGAINSAYSNSSLPQSTGHSEEPFTTYFDEKIAIPEEEYSCFSFRKLWAFTGPGFLMSIAYLDPGNIESDLQSGAVAGFKLLWILLLATIVGLLLQRLAARLGVVTGLHLAEVCHRQYPRVPRIILWLMVELAIIGSDMQEVIGSAIAINLLSMGRVPLWGGVLITIADTFVFLFLDKYGLRKLEAFFGFLITVMALTFGYEYITVRPSQSQVLKGMFVPGCSGCRTPQIEQAVGIVGAVIMPHNMYLHSALVKSRQINRANKREIREANKYFFIESCIALFVSFIINVFVVSVFAEAFFEKTNEQVVEVCRNSSSPHTHLFPNDNTTLAVDIYKGGVVLGCYFGPATLYIWAVGILAAGQSSTMTGTYSGQFVMEGFLNLKWSRFARVILTRSIAIIPTLLVAIFQDVEHLTGMNDFLNVLQSLQLPFALIPILTLTSLRPVMNDFANGIGWRIAGGILVLIVCSINMYFVVVYVQELGHVALYVVAAVISVAYLSFVFYLSWQCMIALGMSFLDCGHTYHLGLTAQPELYLLNTVDADSLVSR, from the exons aatCCTATTCTAAGAACTCCGGCACTCAGGTATCCACCATGGTGTTGGGTCCTGAACAGAAGATGCCAGATG ATGATGCTTCTGGAGACCATGGGGACTCTGCCAGTCTTGGTGCCATCAACTCTGCCTATAGTAACTCCTCTCTTCCTCAGTCTACTGGGCACTCAGAGGAACCCTTCACCACCTACTTTGATGAGAAAATCGCCATTCCTGAGGAGGAG TACTCTTGTTTTAGCTTTCGTAAACTCTGGGCTTTCACGGGACCAGGCTTTCTTATGAGCATTGCCTACCTGGATCCAGGAAACATCGAATCCGATTTGCAGTCTGGAGCAGTGGCTGGATTTAAG TTGCTCTGGATTCTTCTGTTGGCCACCATTGTGGGGCTTCTGCTCCAGCGCCTTGCAGCTAGACTGGGAGTGGTTACTGGCCTGCATCTTGCTGAAGTGTGTCATCGTCAGTATCCCAGG GTCCCACGAATTATCCTGTGGCTGATGGTGGAGTTGGCTATCATTGGCTCAGATATGCAAGAAGTTATTGGCTCAGCCATTGCCATCAATCTCTTGTCTATGGGAAG GGTTCCTCTCTGGGGTGGAGTTCTCATCACCATTGCAGAtacctttgtatttctctttttggaCAAATATG GCTTGCGGAAGCTAGAAGCATTTTTTGGCTTTCTTATCACTGTTATGGCCCTCACATTTGGATATGAG TATATTACAGTGAGACCCAGCCAGAGCCAGGTACTCAAGGGCATGTTTGTGCCGGGCTGTTCAGGCTGTCGCACCCCACAGATTGAGCAGGCTGTGGGCATCGTGGGAGCTGTCATCATGCCACACAACATGTACTTGCATTCTGCCTTAGTCAAG TCCAGACAGATAAACCGAGCCAATAAGCGGGAAATTCGAGAAGCCAATAAGTACTTTTTCATTGAATCCTGTATTGctctctttgtttccttcatcatcaACGTCTTTGTTGTCTCAGTCTTTGCTGAAGCATTTTTTGAGAAAACCAATGAGCAAGTG GTTGAAGTGTGTAGAAACAGCAGCAGTCCCCATACTCACCTTTTTCCTAACGATAACACAACACTGGCTGTGGACATCTACAAAGGG GGTGTTGTGCTGGGATGTTATTTTGGGCCTGCCACACTCTACATCTGGGCAGTGGGCATCTTGGCTGCAGGACAGAGCTCCACCATGACAGGAACCTATTCTGGCCAGTTTGTCATGGAG GGATTCCTGAACCTAAAATGGTCACGTTTTGCCCGAGTGATTCTGACCCGCTCTATTGCCATCATCCCTACTCTGCTTGTTGCCATCTTCCAAGATGTAGAGCATCTAACAGGGATGAATGACTTCCTGAATGTTCTGCAGAGCTTACAg cttcCCTTTGCTCTCATACCCATTCTCACGCTTACAAGCTTGCGGCCAGTAATGAATGACTTTGCTAATGGAAT AGGCTGGAGGATTGCAGGCGGGATCTTGGTCCTTATTGTCTGTTCCATCAACATGTACTTTGTCGTGGTTTATGTCCAGGAACTAGGCCATGTGGCATTGTATGTGGTGGCGGCTGTTATCAGTGTGGCTTATCTGAGCTTTGTGTTTTACTTG AGTTGGCAATGTATGATTGCactgggcatgtccttcctgGACTGTGGGCACACG TACCATCTGGGATTGACAGCTCAGCCTGAACTCTACCTTCTGAACACCGTGGATGCTGACTCACTTGTGTCTAGATGA
- the SLC11A2 gene encoding natural resistance-associated macrophage protein 2 isoform X4 has translation MNPYDLPFLKESYSKNSGTQVSTMVLGPEQKMPDDDASGDHGDSASLGAINSAYSNSSLPQSTGHSEEPFTTYFDEKIAIPEEEYSCFSFRKLWAFTGPGFLMSIAYLDPGNIESDLQSGAVAGFKLLWILLLATIVGLLLQRLAARLGVVTGLHLAEVCHRQYPRVPRIILWLMVELAIIGSDMQEVIGSAIAINLLSMGRVPLWGGVLITIADTFVFLFLDKYGLRKLEAFFGFLITVMALTFGYEYITVRPSQSQVLKGMFVPGCSGCRTPQIEQAVGIVGAVIMPHNMYLHSALVKSRQINRANKREIREANKYFFIESCIALFVSFIINVFVVSVFAEAFFEKTNEQVVEVCRNSSSPHTHLFPNDNTTLAVDIYKGGVVLGCYFGPATLYIWAVGILAAGQSSTMTGTYSGQFVMEGFLNLKWSRFARVILTRSIAIIPTLLVAIFQDVEHLTGMNDFLNVLQSLQLPFALIPILTLTSLRPVMNDFANGIGWRIAGGILVLIVCSINMYFVVVYVQELGHVALYVVAAVISVAYLSFVFYLSWQCMIALGMSFLDCGHTQVNRCHYGCKVLSQQGCTGLPLFNHSLRGKNFETRRWSSGVRGNGSLQHEAASLQPLLTFLHVEPETM, from the exons aatCCTATTCTAAGAACTCCGGCACTCAGGTATCCACCATGGTGTTGGGTCCTGAACAGAAGATGCCAGATG ATGATGCTTCTGGAGACCATGGGGACTCTGCCAGTCTTGGTGCCATCAACTCTGCCTATAGTAACTCCTCTCTTCCTCAGTCTACTGGGCACTCAGAGGAACCCTTCACCACCTACTTTGATGAGAAAATCGCCATTCCTGAGGAGGAG TACTCTTGTTTTAGCTTTCGTAAACTCTGGGCTTTCACGGGACCAGGCTTTCTTATGAGCATTGCCTACCTGGATCCAGGAAACATCGAATCCGATTTGCAGTCTGGAGCAGTGGCTGGATTTAAG TTGCTCTGGATTCTTCTGTTGGCCACCATTGTGGGGCTTCTGCTCCAGCGCCTTGCAGCTAGACTGGGAGTGGTTACTGGCCTGCATCTTGCTGAAGTGTGTCATCGTCAGTATCCCAGG GTCCCACGAATTATCCTGTGGCTGATGGTGGAGTTGGCTATCATTGGCTCAGATATGCAAGAAGTTATTGGCTCAGCCATTGCCATCAATCTCTTGTCTATGGGAAG GGTTCCTCTCTGGGGTGGAGTTCTCATCACCATTGCAGAtacctttgtatttctctttttggaCAAATATG GCTTGCGGAAGCTAGAAGCATTTTTTGGCTTTCTTATCACTGTTATGGCCCTCACATTTGGATATGAG TATATTACAGTGAGACCCAGCCAGAGCCAGGTACTCAAGGGCATGTTTGTGCCGGGCTGTTCAGGCTGTCGCACCCCACAGATTGAGCAGGCTGTGGGCATCGTGGGAGCTGTCATCATGCCACACAACATGTACTTGCATTCTGCCTTAGTCAAG TCCAGACAGATAAACCGAGCCAATAAGCGGGAAATTCGAGAAGCCAATAAGTACTTTTTCATTGAATCCTGTATTGctctctttgtttccttcatcatcaACGTCTTTGTTGTCTCAGTCTTTGCTGAAGCATTTTTTGAGAAAACCAATGAGCAAGTG GTTGAAGTGTGTAGAAACAGCAGCAGTCCCCATACTCACCTTTTTCCTAACGATAACACAACACTGGCTGTGGACATCTACAAAGGG GGTGTTGTGCTGGGATGTTATTTTGGGCCTGCCACACTCTACATCTGGGCAGTGGGCATCTTGGCTGCAGGACAGAGCTCCACCATGACAGGAACCTATTCTGGCCAGTTTGTCATGGAG GGATTCCTGAACCTAAAATGGTCACGTTTTGCCCGAGTGATTCTGACCCGCTCTATTGCCATCATCCCTACTCTGCTTGTTGCCATCTTCCAAGATGTAGAGCATCTAACAGGGATGAATGACTTCCTGAATGTTCTGCAGAGCTTACAg cttcCCTTTGCTCTCATACCCATTCTCACGCTTACAAGCTTGCGGCCAGTAATGAATGACTTTGCTAATGGAAT AGGCTGGAGGATTGCAGGCGGGATCTTGGTCCTTATTGTCTGTTCCATCAACATGTACTTTGTCGTGGTTTATGTCCAGGAACTAGGCCATGTGGCATTGTATGTGGTGGCGGCTGTTATCAGTGTGGCTTATCTGAGCTTTGTGTTTTACTTG AGTTGGCAATGTATGATTGCactgggcatgtccttcctgGACTGTGGGCACACG caaGTCAACAGGTGTCACTATGGTTGCAAAGTTCTCTCTCAGCAAGGTTGCACTGGGCTACCTCTCTTCAACCATTCCCTCAGAGGGAAAAACTTTGAGACCAGACGGtggagctctggagtcagaggaAATGGGTCCCTTCAGCATGAAGCTGCTTCTCTTCAGCCACTTCTGACATTTTTACATGTGGAGCCTGAGACTATGTGA
- the SLC11A2 gene encoding natural resistance-associated macrophage protein 2 isoform X8 yields the protein MVLGPEQKMPDDDASGDHGDSASLGAINSAYSNSSLPQSTGHSEEPFTTYFDEKIAIPEEEYSCFSFRKLWAFTGPGFLMSIAYLDPGNIESDLQSGAVAGFKLLWILLLATIVGLLLQRLAARLGVVTGLHLAEVCHRQYPRVPRIILWLMVELAIIGSDMQEVIGSAIAINLLSMGRVPLWGGVLITIADTFVFLFLDKYGLRKLEAFFGFLITVMALTFGYEYITVRPSQSQVLKGMFVPGCSGCRTPQIEQAVGIVGAVIMPHNMYLHSALVKSRQINRANKREIREANKYFFIESCIALFVSFIINVFVVSVFAEAFFEKTNEQVVEVCRNSSSPHTHLFPNDNTTLAVDIYKGGVVLGCYFGPATLYIWAVGILAAGQSSTMTGTYSGQFVMEGFLNLKWSRFARVILTRSIAIIPTLLVAIFQDVEHLTGMNDFLNVLQSLQLPFALIPILTLTSLRPVMNDFANGIGWRIAGGILVLIVCSINMYFVVVYVQELGHVALYVVAAVISVAYLSFVFYLSWQCMIALGMSFLDCGHTYHLGLTAQPELYLLNTVDADSLVSR from the exons ATGGTGTTGGGTCCTGAACAGAAGATGCCAGATG ATGATGCTTCTGGAGACCATGGGGACTCTGCCAGTCTTGGTGCCATCAACTCTGCCTATAGTAACTCCTCTCTTCCTCAGTCTACTGGGCACTCAGAGGAACCCTTCACCACCTACTTTGATGAGAAAATCGCCATTCCTGAGGAGGAG TACTCTTGTTTTAGCTTTCGTAAACTCTGGGCTTTCACGGGACCAGGCTTTCTTATGAGCATTGCCTACCTGGATCCAGGAAACATCGAATCCGATTTGCAGTCTGGAGCAGTGGCTGGATTTAAG TTGCTCTGGATTCTTCTGTTGGCCACCATTGTGGGGCTTCTGCTCCAGCGCCTTGCAGCTAGACTGGGAGTGGTTACTGGCCTGCATCTTGCTGAAGTGTGTCATCGTCAGTATCCCAGG GTCCCACGAATTATCCTGTGGCTGATGGTGGAGTTGGCTATCATTGGCTCAGATATGCAAGAAGTTATTGGCTCAGCCATTGCCATCAATCTCTTGTCTATGGGAAG GGTTCCTCTCTGGGGTGGAGTTCTCATCACCATTGCAGAtacctttgtatttctctttttggaCAAATATG GCTTGCGGAAGCTAGAAGCATTTTTTGGCTTTCTTATCACTGTTATGGCCCTCACATTTGGATATGAG TATATTACAGTGAGACCCAGCCAGAGCCAGGTACTCAAGGGCATGTTTGTGCCGGGCTGTTCAGGCTGTCGCACCCCACAGATTGAGCAGGCTGTGGGCATCGTGGGAGCTGTCATCATGCCACACAACATGTACTTGCATTCTGCCTTAGTCAAG TCCAGACAGATAAACCGAGCCAATAAGCGGGAAATTCGAGAAGCCAATAAGTACTTTTTCATTGAATCCTGTATTGctctctttgtttccttcatcatcaACGTCTTTGTTGTCTCAGTCTTTGCTGAAGCATTTTTTGAGAAAACCAATGAGCAAGTG GTTGAAGTGTGTAGAAACAGCAGCAGTCCCCATACTCACCTTTTTCCTAACGATAACACAACACTGGCTGTGGACATCTACAAAGGG GGTGTTGTGCTGGGATGTTATTTTGGGCCTGCCACACTCTACATCTGGGCAGTGGGCATCTTGGCTGCAGGACAGAGCTCCACCATGACAGGAACCTATTCTGGCCAGTTTGTCATGGAG GGATTCCTGAACCTAAAATGGTCACGTTTTGCCCGAGTGATTCTGACCCGCTCTATTGCCATCATCCCTACTCTGCTTGTTGCCATCTTCCAAGATGTAGAGCATCTAACAGGGATGAATGACTTCCTGAATGTTCTGCAGAGCTTACAg cttcCCTTTGCTCTCATACCCATTCTCACGCTTACAAGCTTGCGGCCAGTAATGAATGACTTTGCTAATGGAAT AGGCTGGAGGATTGCAGGCGGGATCTTGGTCCTTATTGTCTGTTCCATCAACATGTACTTTGTCGTGGTTTATGTCCAGGAACTAGGCCATGTGGCATTGTATGTGGTGGCGGCTGTTATCAGTGTGGCTTATCTGAGCTTTGTGTTTTACTTG AGTTGGCAATGTATGATTGCactgggcatgtccttcctgGACTGTGGGCACACG TACCATCTGGGATTGACAGCTCAGCCTGAACTCTACCTTCTGAACACCGTGGATGCTGACTCACTTGTGTCTAGATGA